The proteins below come from a single Kosakonia sp. SMBL-WEM22 genomic window:
- a CDS encoding methyl-accepting chemotaxis protein has translation MKNLLNKINLSTKFMVLGIISLLLFALPTALFVNESSQKVQAKQVELKAIPVEKKLLKLLNLIQRHRAESAIAVTQGNPAYPPRIALRDQINVLADEIKTDLVAESPDAHPLQQLDKVNQQWQALQNQIDSRSLAAPESLVSHAAVIRSLLDFNIDVLDFYGLSLDPDLDTSQLITAALYHLPELTETLGQIRASGTSLLAKKDGISEADNARMEFQISNGEKALQLFGVGMQKYLNGNEEMRSLFGRKTEGAIQGATQALSTAREIFISHSRPAMAPTEYVAIFTEAINNFTVLGNGMSDELSEQLTKQISAQRSAQITLLAVLILSALLGIALTVMIIRSITGPVNEAARIAQEVATGDLTSRIAVTGSNEMSALLQSLMKMSEHLSELVNDIKNNAVTIATSSEEIASGNSDLSSRTEEQAASLAQTAASMEQLASIIQQNADNTRHAASMAGSATSAALLGGEAMESVLASMHKISNSAGQIEEIIAVIDGIAFQTNILALNAAVEAARAGEHGKGFAVVASEVRALAQRSAVAAKEIKELIENSVSDAQSGIKMAENAGDKVKQSVSAIEQTSMLISEVSASSAEQSSGVSQINIAVSQMDQVTQQNAVLVQQSASSADDLAERAARLRQLVAVFRTQ, from the coding sequence ATGAAAAACCTCTTAAATAAAATTAATCTTTCCACGAAGTTTATGGTGCTGGGTATCATTTCACTTCTCCTCTTTGCGCTGCCGACTGCTTTATTTGTAAATGAAAGTAGCCAGAAAGTGCAGGCAAAACAGGTTGAATTGAAAGCGATTCCGGTTGAGAAAAAGCTGTTAAAACTGCTTAACCTCATTCAGCGCCACCGCGCAGAATCCGCTATCGCTGTTACGCAAGGTAATCCTGCTTATCCTCCGCGTATTGCGCTGCGTGACCAGATTAACGTGCTGGCTGATGAGATTAAAACCGATCTCGTTGCTGAAAGCCCGGACGCGCACCCTTTACAGCAGCTCGATAAAGTTAATCAGCAGTGGCAGGCGCTGCAAAACCAGATCGACAGCCGCAGCCTGGCCGCGCCGGAAAGCCTGGTCTCTCATGCCGCGGTGATCCGCAGCTTGCTGGACTTCAATATTGATGTGCTCGATTTCTACGGCCTGTCGCTGGATCCCGATTTAGATACCTCACAACTGATTACGGCGGCGCTCTATCACCTGCCTGAACTGACCGAAACCCTGGGTCAGATCCGCGCCAGCGGCACCTCACTACTGGCGAAGAAGGATGGCATCAGCGAGGCCGACAACGCCCGCATGGAGTTTCAGATTAGCAACGGCGAAAAAGCGCTGCAGCTCTTTGGCGTCGGCATGCAAAAATATCTGAACGGTAATGAAGAGATGCGCAGCCTGTTTGGGCGTAAAACGGAAGGCGCTATTCAGGGTGCTACACAAGCGCTCTCCACCGCCCGCGAGATCTTTATTTCCCATTCGCGCCCGGCAATGGCACCAACGGAGTACGTGGCGATCTTTACCGAAGCCATTAATAACTTCACCGTGCTGGGTAACGGCATGAGCGATGAGCTGTCGGAGCAGTTAACTAAGCAGATTTCGGCGCAGCGTAGCGCACAGATCACCCTGCTGGCAGTGTTGATCCTCAGCGCGCTGTTGGGTATTGCCCTGACGGTGATGATCATTCGCTCCATTACCGGCCCGGTTAATGAAGCGGCACGCATTGCGCAGGAAGTGGCCACCGGCGATCTCACCTCCCGTATCGCCGTTACTGGCAGTAATGAGATGAGCGCGCTGTTACAGTCCCTGATGAAGATGAGCGAACACCTCTCCGAGTTGGTCAATGATATTAAAAACAACGCCGTAACTATCGCGACCTCCTCGGAAGAGATCGCCAGCGGCAACAGCGATCTCTCTTCACGCACTGAGGAGCAGGCCGCTTCGCTGGCACAGACTGCCGCCAGTATGGAGCAGCTTGCCTCGATTATTCAGCAGAATGCGGACAACACCCGCCATGCCGCGTCGATGGCGGGTTCGGCGACCAGCGCCGCGCTGCTCGGCGGCGAAGCGATGGAGTCCGTACTGGCCTCCATGCACAAAATCAGTAACAGCGCCGGTCAGATTGAAGAGATCATCGCAGTGATTGACGGTATCGCCTTCCAGACCAATATCCTGGCGCTGAACGCCGCGGTGGAAGCGGCCCGCGCGGGCGAGCACGGTAAAGGGTTTGCCGTTGTCGCCTCCGAGGTGAGAGCCCTGGCACAGCGTTCTGCCGTCGCGGCGAAAGAGATCAAAGAGCTGATTGAAAACTCGGTCAGCGATGCGCAGTCGGGCATTAAGATGGCGGAAAACGCCGGGGATAAAGTGAAGCAGAGCGTTAGCGCTATTGAGCAGACCTCAATGCTGATAAGCGAAGTCTCCGCCTCTTCTGCCGAGCAGAGCTCCGGGGTGTCGCAGATTAATATCGCAGTAAGCCAGATGGATCAGGTGACGCAGCAGAACGCCGTGCTGGTTCAGCAGTCCGCCTCTTCCGCAGACGATCTCGCCGAGCGCGCGGCGCGCCTGCGCCAGCTGGTGGCCGTCTTCAGAACGCAGTAA
- a CDS encoding LysR family transcriptional regulator — protein MMNIMHPALRRLDLNLLPVFDAVYRYRSVRLAADELAMSTSALSHALSRLRTALNDPLFYREGHRMCPSVYATQLAPSIASALKFLNQQLTPQPEFSPATTTERLQIAITDFTAFCIFPALMEKLQYDAPGLGFDLIYLPHSPALTELLAGEIDLALGFSTPDAFRHPELDEINWFRDEYVVISNKRRSSLTLEDYLAARHLVVTPWNEKQGVIDLQLEQMGYTRQIALKTPSMLSAPFIVAQSDLLMAIPRFAAEKLMPAVDITLFALPFNIAPFEVKIYSHKRSGKRGATSWLQATLHTLAQELKSGR, from the coding sequence ATGATGAATATTATGCATCCGGCGCTGCGGCGTCTTGATTTAAACCTTTTGCCCGTTTTTGACGCCGTCTACCGTTACCGCTCGGTGCGCCTTGCGGCTGATGAGCTGGCGATGAGCACCTCGGCGCTCAGCCATGCGCTCTCACGGCTGCGCACCGCGCTCAATGATCCGCTCTTTTACCGGGAGGGGCACCGGATGTGCCCCAGTGTCTACGCCACCCAGCTCGCGCCCTCCATTGCTTCGGCGCTGAAATTCCTAAACCAGCAGCTGACGCCGCAGCCGGAGTTCTCACCTGCTACCACGACGGAACGTTTGCAGATCGCCATTACCGATTTCACCGCGTTTTGCATCTTTCCGGCCCTGATGGAGAAGCTGCAATATGACGCACCCGGTCTCGGTTTTGACCTCATCTACCTCCCGCATAGCCCGGCACTCACCGAATTACTGGCCGGCGAGATCGACCTGGCGCTGGGGTTCAGCACCCCGGACGCGTTTCGCCATCCGGAACTGGATGAGATTAATTGGTTCAGAGATGAGTATGTCGTTATCAGCAACAAACGCCGTTCCTCGCTGACGCTCGAAGACTATCTTGCCGCGCGGCATCTGGTGGTGACGCCGTGGAATGAGAAGCAGGGGGTGATTGATCTACAGCTTGAGCAGATGGGGTATACGCGACAGATCGCGCTTAAAACGCCGTCGATGTTGAGTGCACCGTTTATTGTTGCCCAAAGCGATCTGCTGATGGCGATCCCGCGTTTTGCCGCCGAGAAGCTGATGCCCGCTGTGGATATCACGCTTTTTGCCCTGCCTTTCAACATCGCGCCGTTTGAGGTGAAAATTTACTCCCATAAGCGCAGCGGCAAGCGAGGCGCGACCAGCTGGCTACAGGCGACGCTGCACACGCTGGCACAAGAGTTAAAAAGCGGGCGGTGA
- a CDS encoding GNAT family N-acetyltransferase — protein sequence MSLTIRPACPEDASAIYDMIYELAVYEKAPQEVVTTPDEIRETLFGAGSNTEALICEIAGKIVGYAVFFTSYSTWLGRNGIYMEDLYISPDYRGQGAGRAMLKQIAQYAVARRCGRLEWSVLDWNQPAIDFYLSIGALPQSEWVRYRLDGDALLKFAE from the coding sequence ATGAGCCTTACCATTCGCCCGGCCTGCCCGGAAGACGCATCCGCTATTTACGACATGATTTATGAGCTGGCCGTGTATGAAAAAGCGCCGCAAGAGGTGGTCACCACCCCCGATGAGATCCGCGAGACGCTGTTTGGCGCGGGTAGCAATACCGAAGCTTTGATCTGTGAAATTGCCGGGAAGATCGTCGGTTATGCCGTCTTCTTCACCAGCTACTCCACCTGGCTTGGCCGCAACGGTATCTATATGGAAGATTTGTATATCTCCCCTGATTATCGCGGCCAGGGCGCGGGTAGAGCGATGCTAAAACAGATTGCGCAGTACGCCGTTGCGCGCCGTTGCGGCCGCCTTGAGTGGAGTGTGCTCGACTGGAACCAGCCGGCCATTGATTTTTACCTGAGCATTGGTGCGCTGCCGCAATCTGAATGGGTACGCTACCGCCTTGATGGCGACGCGCTGCTGAAATTTGCTGAATAA
- a CDS encoding LysR substrate-binding domain-containing protein, with the protein MRRKIPSSASLQAFDAAARHGNFARAAEELSLTEGAISRQIARLEALLNRKLFDRVGSRVKLNPVGARYAHHVRETLDRLERDTQYVMGIPEDSRSLDIAVLPTFSSRWLIPRLNSFNASFPDITLNIAARTDPFILPGSGFDAVIHFQHSAWAGMRMQFLFQENLLPVCHPALLTHDDVNQQLNALPRIHRRQNPDAWQRYARESGIHLDNPAQGARYDLHEMAIAAVMAGQGVALVPRMYIENELRCGTLVSPWPASDCLSKKFCLVKPAETGENEAALASFERWLLTEMNTLISLA; encoded by the coding sequence ATGCGCAGAAAAATACCCAGTAGTGCGTCGCTTCAGGCTTTTGATGCCGCAGCACGGCACGGAAATTTTGCCCGGGCTGCGGAGGAGCTATCGTTAACGGAAGGAGCGATTAGCCGCCAGATTGCGCGTCTTGAAGCGCTGCTGAACCGTAAGCTCTTTGATCGCGTGGGAAGCCGGGTAAAACTAAACCCGGTTGGCGCGCGCTACGCGCATCACGTGCGTGAAACCCTCGATCGGCTGGAGAGGGATACGCAATATGTAATGGGCATTCCGGAAGATAGCAGAAGCCTCGATATTGCTGTCCTGCCGACCTTTTCCAGCCGCTGGCTTATTCCCCGCCTGAATAGCTTTAACGCGTCATTCCCGGACATAACTTTAAATATTGCAGCGAGAACCGATCCCTTTATTTTGCCTGGCAGCGGCTTTGATGCGGTTATTCATTTTCAACACTCTGCCTGGGCAGGTATGCGAATGCAGTTTCTGTTTCAGGAAAATCTGCTGCCTGTTTGCCATCCTGCACTCTTGACCCATGATGACGTCAATCAGCAGTTAAACGCACTTCCGCGCATTCACCGTCGGCAAAACCCCGATGCATGGCAGCGCTATGCCCGCGAAAGCGGTATACACCTTGATAACCCGGCGCAGGGTGCGCGCTACGATCTGCATGAAATGGCTATCGCGGCCGTTATGGCGGGGCAGGGCGTTGCCCTGGTTCCACGTATGTATATTGAGAATGAGTTGCGCTGCGGCACGCTTGTTTCGCCCTGGCCTGCATCAGATTGTCTGAGCAAAAAATTCTGTTTAGTAAAACCGGCGGAAACAGGAGAAAATGAGGCTGCGCTGGCGAGTTTTGAACGCTGGTTGCTTACCGAAATGAATACGCTCATCAGCCTCGCTTAA
- a CDS encoding sugar ABC transporter, whose product MFYTVECSYNDAESEAEWNAFYSQQKLPALISVTGFTTSQRFRALQAGCPAYLAIHTVNDADVLSSEEYRLKGGGNFSRWQACITDWHRNLYTGDGLAPALACNEILLLSATPIGFLESELGYRGLQMDAVALDKTPAHRVAYVLPVEMASPFTDMPGVWLYESLTPQLQSTEKGTP is encoded by the coding sequence ATGTTCTATACCGTGGAGTGCTCGTATAACGATGCTGAAAGCGAGGCTGAATGGAATGCGTTTTACAGCCAGCAAAAGCTACCCGCATTAATATCTGTTACTGGCTTTACTACCTCTCAACGTTTTCGTGCTCTCCAGGCTGGCTGCCCTGCTTATCTTGCCATTCACACCGTCAATGATGCGGATGTGCTCAGCAGCGAGGAGTACCGTTTAAAGGGCGGCGGTAATTTTTCACGTTGGCAGGCCTGCATTACTGACTGGCACCGTAATCTCTATACCGGTGATGGCCTTGCTCCTGCCCTCGCTTGCAATGAAATTCTGCTATTGAGCGCAACACCTATCGGCTTTTTAGAATCAGAACTGGGATATCGAGGACTGCAAATGGATGCGGTAGCGCTGGATAAAACCCCTGCACATCGCGTTGCTTATGTTCTGCCTGTTGAAATGGCTTCGCCCTTTACGGATATGCCCGGTGTCTGGCTCTACGAGTCCCTTACACCGCAGTTGCAGAGCACTGAAAAAGGGACGCCATAA
- a CDS encoding MBL fold metallo-hydrolase, translating to MSHAFPFRQIGDFQLTALSDGTMSASLELLSGIKTADADAIQCSAGIDKPGDIHINSYLIRGRRQVILVDAGAGAPGQLISNLAAAGVSPDEVDTVLLTHCHPDHIGGLLNAAKEPVFKRAEIILHPLEAQYWRDETKREMANERGQRNFLLARQTLQAYAPNIHFFNGEKIAGGILPIWLPGHTPGHTGFLIESERERLLIWGDIVHYPHIQSAQPAVSILFDVDPAQAEATRKQIMQQAASEKLLIAGMHLNQTGFARVSREGCGYRIDYTEK from the coding sequence ATGAGCCACGCTTTTCCATTCCGCCAGATTGGCGATTTCCAGCTAACCGCGCTGAGTGACGGCACAATGTCAGCCAGTCTGGAACTATTATCAGGTATTAAAACCGCTGATGCGGATGCGATTCAGTGCAGTGCCGGCATCGATAAGCCCGGTGATATTCATATAAACAGTTACCTTATTCGCGGCCGGAGGCAAGTAATTCTGGTTGACGCTGGCGCAGGCGCGCCGGGACAACTCATATCAAACCTTGCCGCAGCGGGCGTCAGCCCTGACGAGGTCGATACCGTTTTATTAACGCACTGCCATCCGGATCATATTGGAGGCCTGCTCAATGCAGCAAAAGAGCCGGTTTTTAAACGTGCTGAAATCATTCTACATCCACTCGAAGCTCAGTACTGGCGGGATGAGACAAAACGCGAAATGGCGAATGAGCGCGGGCAGCGTAATTTTTTGCTGGCCCGGCAAACCTTGCAGGCGTATGCCCCGAATATCCATTTTTTCAACGGTGAGAAGATAGCCGGAGGTATCCTACCGATATGGTTACCGGGCCATACGCCAGGTCATACCGGTTTTCTCATCGAGTCGGAGCGTGAACGCTTATTAATATGGGGAGACATTGTTCACTATCCGCATATTCAGTCAGCACAACCGGCGGTTTCGATTCTGTTCGACGTCGATCCCGCGCAGGCCGAGGCAACCCGGAAACAAATAATGCAACAAGCGGCCAGCGAGAAACTGCTCATTGCAGGTATGCATTTAAATCAGACGGGGTTTGCCCGTGTTAGCAGAGAGGGCTGCGGATACCGTATTGATTATACTGAGAAATAA
- a CDS encoding immunoglobulin domain-containing protein — protein MATNENSTAITEVASFAALRARKPAAEGERVFLTSWNARAASDRSINYGEGWFIGNLVAGTDDGGFIASNGGSYHWRREADIEALTVHDFGAVPGGTVDCAPAVKAMYEFMNGAFARGATNDLSGKIGVRFGAGTYLIKPLDMRRYGKKIAANDAELPYNPSGYFAAGDFVLRGVTTSFGKQIATRIISDKSNSAVLALNHRYFSIYGIEWEGQQTVKQDEKSNLLIGATLGVFNDTASNKQPFLTNECVGGTFANVSYFKASNTGEATIYYLDSLDSKFNQIYCSKVAGPVIKVGWSNRPYGVWDHSTAIELSEFNFQYCYAPAIWIPRHGQGLIRNGWIEHSAVPMDINNGQWLIEALSIESSTYDAVFFNSRVVMSQWSNPTGVNYDRTTEPGSDKWFSYPKNPDGSAIISKLSAYEMGMSLFQNSGTYLDNPLRAQWLSGVLRGTIDSKKLWLNIGSFRMPETGTHWKIEVDCRSTYYSLGGSGPMPVNNDRSAGTLHIHVARGAADVPAITYWMEGAPGITEVKYIAQDFNTLLPGLWIKLPATIGEYAVHVRGTGVTRKEKGEWAIFTPDGQVQAEAPNGVDAEPRASMHNGKAGFGAQSDVAAISTRSQASSSVPVEQSKPRQWMRVNINGVEYAMPYYAFTPQIKTQPAATVAVAAGATLNLAVEANDAASYQWQKSTNGTSWSTISGANKATYSKDAVTAGDAGQYRCVIKGQVGAVDSSVTTNQVTTTTSVVTIKA, from the coding sequence ATGGCTACTAATGAAAACAGCACCGCCATTACGGAAGTCGCCTCTTTTGCAGCACTGCGTGCACGTAAACCTGCAGCCGAGGGTGAACGCGTTTTTCTGACCTCATGGAATGCACGAGCAGCATCCGATCGATCCATAAATTATGGCGAAGGATGGTTTATCGGAAACCTGGTGGCGGGGACTGACGATGGCGGTTTTATTGCCAGCAACGGCGGGTCATACCATTGGCGACGCGAAGCAGATATCGAGGCACTCACCGTTCACGATTTTGGCGCCGTACCGGGCGGCACCGTGGACTGTGCTCCTGCTGTCAAAGCAATGTACGAATTTATGAACGGTGCCTTCGCACGTGGCGCAACCAACGATCTCTCCGGCAAAATTGGCGTCCGTTTCGGTGCGGGCACCTATCTGATTAAGCCGCTCGACATGCGCCGTTACGGCAAGAAGATCGCTGCCAACGACGCTGAACTGCCTTATAACCCAAGCGGTTACTTTGCCGCAGGCGACTTTGTCCTGCGCGGTGTGACCACCAGTTTCGGCAAACAGATTGCGACCCGCATTATTTCTGATAAGTCGAATTCAGCGGTGCTGGCGCTGAACCACCGCTATTTCTCCATTTACGGGATTGAGTGGGAGGGGCAGCAAACCGTCAAGCAGGATGAAAAGAGTAACCTGCTGATTGGCGCTACCCTTGGGGTGTTCAACGATACCGCTTCCAACAAACAGCCGTTTCTTACCAACGAATGCGTGGGCGGCACCTTTGCTAACGTCTCCTATTTCAAGGCCAGCAATACCGGCGAGGCGACGATTTACTATCTCGACAGCCTCGACAGTAAATTTAACCAGATCTACTGCAGCAAAGTGGCGGGCCCGGTGATCAAAGTGGGCTGGAGTAACCGGCCATACGGCGTCTGGGATCACTCCACGGCGATTGAGCTTTCTGAATTTAACTTCCAGTACTGTTATGCACCGGCGATCTGGATCCCACGCCACGGCCAGGGGCTGATCCGCAACGGCTGGATTGAGCACAGCGCGGTGCCGATGGATATCAACAACGGCCAGTGGCTGATTGAGGCGCTGAGCATCGAGTCATCCACTTATGACGCCGTGTTCTTTAACTCACGTGTGGTGATGTCGCAATGGTCAAACCCGACCGGCGTCAATTATGACCGCACCACCGAGCCGGGCAGCGATAAGTGGTTCAGCTACCCGAAAAACCCGGACGGCAGTGCAATCATCTCGAAGCTTTCCGCCTATGAAATGGGCATGTCGCTGTTTCAAAATAGCGGCACTTATCTGGACAACCCGCTACGGGCTCAGTGGCTGAGCGGCGTGCTGCGTGGCACCATTGACAGCAAAAAACTGTGGCTGAATATCGGCTCGTTCCGCATGCCAGAAACCGGCACCCACTGGAAGATTGAGGTCGATTGCCGCAGCACTTACTACAGCCTCGGAGGAAGCGGTCCGATGCCGGTAAATAACGATCGCTCTGCGGGAACACTGCATATTCACGTTGCGCGCGGTGCTGCGGACGTTCCGGCCATAACCTACTGGATGGAAGGTGCGCCGGGCATTACCGAAGTAAAGTATATTGCTCAGGATTTCAACACGCTGCTGCCGGGCTTGTGGATCAAACTTCCGGCAACCATTGGCGAATATGCAGTGCACGTTCGCGGCACCGGTGTAACCCGCAAGGAGAAAGGGGAGTGGGCCATCTTTACGCCGGATGGCCAGGTGCAGGCGGAAGCACCGAACGGCGTGGACGCCGAACCCCGCGCCTCGATGCACAACGGTAAAGCGGGCTTCGGTGCGCAAAGTGATGTTGCGGCGATCAGTACCCGTTCGCAGGCCTCATCCAGCGTACCGGTTGAACAATCCAAGCCGCGCCAGTGGATGCGGGTAAATATCAACGGCGTTGAGTATGCGATGCCTTACTACGCCTTTACGCCGCAGATTAAGACTCAACCAGCGGCAACCGTTGCTGTTGCCGCCGGCGCTACGCTGAACCTGGCCGTGGAAGCCAATGATGCCGCCAGCTATCAGTGGCAGAAATCGACCAACGGCACCAGCTGGAGCACTATCTCCGGTGCCAATAAGGCGACATACAGTAAGGATGCTGTCACCGCGGGCGATGCGGGGCAGTATCGCTGTGTAATCAAAGGGCAAGTTGGCGCGGTGGACTCATCCGTGACCACCAACCAGGTGACCACTACCACTTCAGTGGTGACCATCAAGGCCTGA
- a CDS encoding GNAT family N-acetyltransferase — MITLRPMRADEYPAYLDYFIADYAQEIAANYRLSAAEAQARATQEIADDLPEGVNTPGHVLLCLLAEGEKHVGYLWYKPDASMKTLFIYDFHIFNACQGQGLGKGALRAFEDEMRTKGVEQIRLRVAGDNARARHVYEAIGFDVTGINMSKNIKSE; from the coding sequence ATGATTACATTGCGCCCCATGCGTGCGGATGAATACCCGGCTTATCTGGACTATTTCATTGCGGACTATGCGCAAGAGATTGCTGCAAACTATCGCCTTTCTGCGGCAGAGGCGCAGGCCAGAGCCACGCAGGAGATCGCCGACGATCTCCCGGAAGGCGTTAATACGCCGGGCCACGTTTTGCTCTGCCTGTTGGCGGAGGGTGAGAAGCATGTCGGCTACCTCTGGTATAAACCGGACGCTTCGATGAAAACCCTCTTTATTTATGATTTTCATATCTTCAATGCCTGCCAGGGGCAGGGCCTTGGCAAAGGCGCGCTGCGAGCCTTTGAGGATGAGATGCGGACGAAGGGCGTTGAGCAGATCCGCCTTCGCGTGGCGGGCGATAACGCACGAGCGCGCCATGTGTATGAGGCAATCGGCTTTGACGTAACCGGCATCAATATGAGTAAGAATATAAAAAGCGAGTAA
- a CDS encoding NADP-dependent oxidoreductase translates to MSAMMKAVRLHEFGGPEVLRYEEAPRPTPGAGEVLVRVQAASINPPDLYLRNGYRALPPQWQPNPLFPLIPGTDIAGVVEVIGHGAHGFCAGDEVYSMVRFPQDLMKGSGAYAEYIAVPADELALMPPGINYLQAAAAPMSLLTAWQFLIDPGHHAPNPFQSFPHIPVSLKGKTVLVNGAGGGVGHFALQLARWQGARVIAVASGKHEALLRELGASEFIDYTRQDAETVVPPVDLVMDAVGGANLERFLPLIKPGGALYLVNPLGFSGQQEAARRGIMVSSTQVRSSGQQLQQAGELLASGEVRVVTDSIYPLRDAAAAHRRASQGGIQGKIVLCVS, encoded by the coding sequence ATGAGTGCCATGATGAAAGCCGTGCGTCTGCACGAATTTGGCGGGCCGGAGGTGTTGCGTTATGAAGAGGCGCCGCGTCCAACGCCCGGCGCGGGTGAGGTACTGGTGCGGGTGCAGGCGGCGAGCATTAACCCGCCCGATCTCTATCTGCGCAATGGCTACCGCGCGCTACCACCGCAGTGGCAGCCCAACCCTCTTTTCCCGCTTATCCCCGGCACTGATATTGCCGGAGTGGTGGAGGTTATTGGTCATGGTGCGCACGGTTTTTGCGCGGGCGATGAGGTCTATTCCATGGTGAGATTTCCGCAGGATCTGATGAAAGGTAGCGGAGCCTATGCCGAATACATCGCTGTCCCTGCCGACGAACTGGCATTAATGCCGCCGGGCATTAATTATCTGCAGGCCGCCGCTGCACCGATGTCACTGCTGACGGCCTGGCAGTTCCTGATCGATCCTGGTCATCATGCGCCTAACCCTTTCCAGTCTTTTCCACATATCCCTGTTTCGCTGAAGGGAAAAACGGTTCTGGTTAACGGCGCTGGCGGCGGCGTTGGGCACTTCGCTCTACAACTTGCCCGCTGGCAGGGCGCGCGGGTAATTGCCGTCGCTTCCGGAAAACATGAGGCGTTGCTGCGAGAATTGGGGGCGAGCGAGTTCATTGATTACACCCGGCAGGACGCAGAAACCGTAGTACCGCCGGTTGATCTGGTGATGGATGCCGTTGGCGGCGCGAATTTGGAGCGTTTTCTGCCGCTTATTAAACCCGGCGGGGCGCTCTACCTGGTCAATCCGCTTGGCTTTAGCGGGCAGCAAGAGGCTGCGCGGCGCGGGATTATGGTCTCTTCGACGCAGGTTCGCTCCAGCGGCCAGCAGCTTCAGCAAGCAGGCGAACTGCTGGCGAGCGGTGAGGTACGCGTAGTGACGGACAGCATCTATCCTCTTCGTGACGCCGCCGCCGCACATCGCCGTGCTTCACAGGGGGGTATTCAGGGCAAGATTGTGCTTTGCGTCAGCTAA
- a CDS encoding LysR family transcriptional regulator, giving the protein MKEQIGFERLTGLIAFARAGSLGSYTAAARALSISPSAVSKSIQRLEQHLGLVLFTRTTRSLALTPEGRDLHERVVRLLQDAQEIEQAAKRARAEPGGTIRVAASLPVGLHMLAPMLAQFRQHQPAVQIDLRLADERVNVIDEGIDIALRIGDLPDSQLLSRRLSPYHLGCYASPDYLHQHGVPRHPDELVNHETVNLRYKSSGQLFRWPFSMGDREVELLLPAAIVVDASEAVLTTVAAGAGIGMVASFMAASWVERGALVPVLAEFAVEKHNLTVLWPESRRANPAVRAFLDLLFAQL; this is encoded by the coding sequence ATGAAAGAACAAATCGGTTTTGAACGCCTGACGGGGCTGATTGCTTTTGCACGCGCCGGATCCCTTGGCAGCTATACAGCAGCCGCACGGGCACTGTCGATTTCGCCTTCGGCGGTGAGTAAGAGTATTCAGCGGCTGGAGCAGCATCTCGGCCTGGTGCTTTTCACGCGTACGACGCGCTCGCTGGCTTTAACGCCGGAGGGGCGCGACCTGCATGAACGGGTAGTGCGGCTATTACAGGATGCGCAAGAGATTGAGCAGGCGGCGAAGAGAGCCCGCGCTGAGCCTGGCGGCACCATACGGGTTGCCGCCTCGCTGCCGGTCGGGCTGCATATGCTCGCGCCCATGCTGGCGCAGTTTCGCCAGCATCAACCCGCGGTGCAGATCGATCTGCGCCTCGCCGACGAACGGGTAAACGTAATTGATGAGGGGATTGATATCGCGCTGCGCATTGGCGATCTGCCCGATTCGCAACTGTTGTCGCGCCGCCTCTCGCCTTACCACCTCGGTTGTTATGCCTCGCCTGACTACCTGCACCAGCATGGCGTTCCGCGCCACCCTGATGAACTGGTGAACCATGAGACGGTGAATCTGCGTTATAAAAGCAGCGGGCAGCTGTTTCGCTGGCCGTTCAGCATGGGAGATCGGGAAGTTGAGTTACTGCTCCCCGCAGCAATCGTTGTAGACGCCAGCGAAGCCGTGCTGACTACAGTAGCAGCGGGCGCAGGCATTGGCATGGTAGCAAGTTTTATGGCGGCGTCATGGGTTGAGCGAGGCGCACTTGTTCCTGTGCTGGCAGAGTTTGCCGTTGAAAAGCACAACCTCACAGTGCTGTGGCCCGAGAGTCGCCGCGCGAATCCTGCGGTGCGCGCCTTTCTCGATCTGTTATTTGCGCAGTTATAA
- a CDS encoding biofilm development regulator YmgB/AriR family protein, which produces MNNPTATLPQTLQSVFSVFEAEKEIIDEVTRELQAVKATVANKDIMLALIARVETETDVIRKDILRNALELVVLRTLDV; this is translated from the coding sequence ATGAACAATCCGACCGCAACACTCCCGCAGACCCTCCAGTCAGTTTTTTCGGTCTTCGAGGCTGAAAAAGAGATCATTGACGAAGTGACCCGTGAGCTTCAGGCCGTGAAAGCGACGGTGGCAAATAAAGATATCATGCTGGCGCTTATCGCCCGCGTTGAGACTGAAACGGATGTGATCCGTAAAGATATCCTGCGAAATGCCCTTGAACTGGTGGTGCTTCGCACGCTGGATGTTTAA